The sequence below is a genomic window from Flavobacterium sediminilitoris.
TATTGCGCATCACTTGCAAGACTCGTATGATTTTGTATTCTTTTCAGATGAAGCGGAAGGGAAGCATTATGGATTTTCATTGCCAGTTATTTTAATTGATAATGGATTGAAAGTGTTTTCTTCTTCAAAATTCCATCATGGCGAAAGAGTTGCAGAAGTAGACGGACAATATTATAAATTGTTTCATGGGAAGATTTATAAAACAGATGCAGAAGGTGTATTAAGTTTTGATGAACATCATCATCCAACAAATGCAAAGCCTTTAGATTTTTCTATAACGAAGAATGTTTTTGCATTATTATTAACTTCAATTGTAATTTTCTTATTGTTTTTTGGTTTAGCTAAAACATATAAGACAAGTCATAATAATTTACCAAAAGGATTTAATAGAGTTTTAGAACCTTTAGTAATTTATGTTAGAGATGAAATTGCAAGACCAAATATCGGTGAAGCAAAGTATAAAAAATTTACGCCATACTTGTTAACTGTGTTTTTCTTAATATGGTTATTAAATTTAATTGGCTTAACACCACTAGGAATTAATGTTACAGGAAATATTGCAGTAACAATGTGTTTGGCAATATTCACATTTATTATTACTCAGTTTAGCGCAAATAAAGATTATTGGGGACACATTTTTTGGATGCCAGGAGTTCCAATTCCAATGAAAATTATTTTAGCACCAATTGAGGTTTTAGGAATGTTTACAAAGCCATTCTCTTTAATGATTCGTTTGTTTGCAAATATAACTGCAGGGCACACAGTAGTAATGGGATTAATCGCTATTGTTTTTGTAATGAAAGAGCAGTTAACAACAGTAGGAGCTACAACAGTTTCTTTGGCGTTAACATTGTTTATTTCTGTAATTGAAATTTTAGTTGCATTTTTGCAGGCCTATATATTTACAATGTTATCGTCTTTATTTATTGGTATGGCGGTTCAAGAGCATCATCATGACGAACATCATAGTAACGATGGTTTAGGTGATCACGATAATGTAATAGTTTAAGAATAAAATTTGTTTAATTATATATATCAATTATTATGGAAATTCCAAATTTAGTAGGTGCAGGTTTAATCGTAATCGGAGCTGGTTTAGGTTTAGGTAAAATTGGTGGTTCAG
It includes:
- the atpB gene encoding F0F1 ATP synthase subunit A, translated to MVISRKPLSLIVAIAFSILPFISTANTTSDSTSVAVEHVHESHVENHSNHEGLSQKEKVNAHIAHHLQDSYDFVFFSDEAEGKHYGFSLPVILIDNGLKVFSSSKFHHGERVAEVDGQYYKLFHGKIYKTDAEGVLSFDEHHHPTNAKPLDFSITKNVFALLLTSIVIFLLFFGLAKTYKTSHNNLPKGFNRVLEPLVIYVRDEIARPNIGEAKYKKFTPYLLTVFFLIWLLNLIGLTPLGINVTGNIAVTMCLAIFTFIITQFSANKDYWGHIFWMPGVPIPMKIILAPIEVLGMFTKPFSLMIRLFANITAGHTVVMGLIAIVFVMKEQLTTVGATTVSLALTLFISVIEILVAFLQAYIFTMLSSLFIGMAVQEHHHDEHHSNDGLGDHDNVIV